A region of Streptomyces halobius DNA encodes the following proteins:
- a CDS encoding transposase, with amino-acid sequence MPKPYPKEFREDVVRVARNREPGVTLEQVAADFGVHPASLTKWLRRADTDEGARPETTSSESAELREAHKRIRMLEQENEVLRRAAAYLSQANLPAK; translated from the coding sequence ATGCCCAAGCCGTATCCGAAGGAGTTCCGCGAGGACGTCGTGCGGGTCGCGCGCAACCGTGAGCCCGGAGTGACCCTGGAGCAGGTGGCCGCCGACTTCGGCGTCCATCCGGCCTCGTTGACGAAGTGGCTGCGCCGCGCCGACACCGACGAGGGCGCCAGGCCAGAGACCACCTCGAGCGAGTCGGCTGAGTTGCGCGAGGCCCACAAGCGGATCCGGATGCTGGAGCAGGAGAACGAGGTGCTCAGGAGGGCTGCGGCCTACCTGTCGCAGGCGAACCTGCCGGCAAAATGA